In Thalassotalea sp. Sam97, a single window of DNA contains:
- a CDS encoding methylated-DNA--[protein]-cysteine S-methyltransferase, giving the protein MIHYQIITTPLGDLAVVADEHGICQVAFQQGKAAITITSQMQPDSASAPAHLQQAITQLNEYFQGTRQTFELPLSQPGTPFQQRVWHALTHIKYGKTSSYAGLAEEINNPRAVRAVGTANGANKIAIIVPCHRVIGKDKTLTGYAGGMALKAKLLMHEGAYFKP; this is encoded by the coding sequence ATGATCCATTATCAAATCATCACAACCCCTTTAGGCGATCTTGCTGTTGTCGCCGATGAACACGGTATTTGCCAAGTCGCATTTCAGCAAGGTAAGGCAGCCATTACCATCACCTCACAGATGCAGCCAGACAGTGCATCAGCGCCAGCTCACCTGCAACAGGCGATAACACAGCTTAACGAGTATTTTCAAGGTACTCGCCAGACGTTTGAACTACCTCTGTCGCAGCCTGGTACGCCATTTCAACAACGGGTTTGGCATGCTCTGACACATATTAAGTACGGTAAAACCAGCAGTTACGCAGGGCTTGCTGAAGAAATCAACAATCCGCGTGCCGTTCGTGCGGTTGGCACCGCTAATGGTGCTAATAAAATAGCCATTATTGTTCCTTGCCATCGGGTGATAGGTAAAGATAAAACATTAACTGGCTACGCCGGCGGTATGGCGCTTAAAGCCAAACTGTTGATGCATGAAGGTGCGTACTTTAAGCCTTAA
- a CDS encoding DNA-3-methyladenine glycosylase, with protein MSYLQVDVQMNHYRRLPEVLARIRVMFDVDCDLNTVKGHLSKDDVLAPLVQRYAGLRLPGCIDVLEFSIRAILGQQISVKAATTLAQRICRRYGNKLDEKLDYPAGIKRNFPSLARLLDADFANLGLTNTRMATLQRWLSFYQQNPSQFVNVTDSDDFERCVCQLKGIGPWTANYLAMRGLSLPDAFPAKDLGIIKALSNQQQCKERITTKEINLMAQSWRPWRAYAAIYLWQSLSDTH; from the coding sequence TTGTCTTATTTGCAAGTAGATGTGCAGATGAATCACTATCGACGTTTACCCGAAGTCTTAGCACGTATTCGTGTTATGTTTGATGTCGACTGCGATCTAAATACCGTCAAAGGGCATTTAAGCAAGGATGATGTGCTCGCACCATTAGTGCAACGTTATGCTGGCTTGCGACTTCCAGGTTGCATTGATGTCTTAGAATTTTCAATTCGAGCGATTCTAGGTCAGCAAATTAGCGTTAAAGCCGCAACCACATTAGCACAGCGAATTTGTAGGCGTTATGGCAATAAGCTTGACGAAAAATTGGATTACCCTGCAGGCATTAAGCGCAACTTTCCATCTTTAGCGCGACTTCTTGATGCTGATTTTGCAAATTTAGGACTGACAAACACGCGCATGGCCACGTTACAGCGCTGGCTAAGTTTTTATCAACAAAACCCGTCACAATTTGTTAATGTAACCGACAGTGACGATTTCGAGCGCTGTGTATGCCAACTAAAGGGCATTGGTCCTTGGACGGCTAATTACTTAGCGATGCGTGGTTTAAGTTTGCCCGACGCCTTTCCGGCTAAAGATTTGGGCATTATCAAAGCGTTGTCAAATCAACAACAATGCAAAGAGCGAATCACCACAAAAGAAATCAATTTAATGGCACAATCGTGGCGGCCATGGCGAGCCTATGCGGCTATATACCTGTGGCAATCGCTGAGTGATACTCATTAA
- a CDS encoding bifunctional transcriptional activator/DNA repair enzyme AdaA produces the protein MQLNAQICQQARLSRDKRFDGKFYTAVITTGIYCRPTCPAGPALEDNVRYFHTAAQAEIYGFTACKRCKPELSPNQPIEQPIGRAVNAIVTNPSLSVSMLAEQLQLSERQLQRLFQHQFGVSPKRFIRQQRLINARRLLLHSSLAIGDIAYIAGFTSQRSFNEHVKQTYRLSPRQIRQQASNTCENFVRIKLPYQGQYNWDLMLNFFRQRAITGLEVVNSEYLRAFQLTDVQGHITSHGWFRVIPITLSYCLLSENLKAFKQGFDCREWLFHCQNQLRSIKAFKTHP, from the coding sequence ATGCAACTTAATGCTCAAATTTGTCAGCAAGCAAGATTGTCACGCGACAAACGTTTTGATGGCAAATTTTATACCGCGGTGATAACCACAGGCATATACTGCCGCCCAACGTGTCCCGCGGGACCTGCACTGGAAGATAATGTTCGTTACTTTCATACCGCCGCGCAAGCGGAAATTTATGGATTTACCGCCTGTAAACGCTGCAAACCGGAATTATCTCCTAACCAGCCAATAGAACAGCCTATTGGTCGCGCCGTTAACGCGATTGTAACGAACCCAAGCTTATCTGTATCCATGCTCGCAGAGCAGTTACAGTTAAGTGAAAGGCAATTACAGCGCCTATTTCAGCATCAGTTTGGTGTTAGTCCAAAACGTTTTATTCGCCAGCAACGGTTAATTAACGCACGCCGGTTATTATTACATTCTTCTCTGGCTATCGGCGACATAGCTTATATCGCAGGCTTCACATCACAACGCAGCTTTAACGAGCATGTAAAACAAACATATCGACTGTCACCACGCCAAATACGCCAACAAGCGAGCAACACGTGCGAAAATTTTGTCCGTATCAAATTGCCATATCAAGGTCAGTATAACTGGGATTTGATGCTGAACTTTTTTAGGCAACGAGCCATTACCGGGCTTGAGGTGGTCAACAGTGAATACCTACGTGCTTTTCAATTAACGGATGTTCAAGGCCATATCACCAGCCACGGTTGGTTTAGGGTAATACCAATCACATTAAGTTATTGCTTACTCAGTGAGAATTTAAAGGCTTTTAAGCAAGGCTTTGATTGCAGAGAATGGTTATTCCATTGTCAAAATCAGTTACGCAGCATAAAAGCCTTTAAAACTCACCCGTAG
- a CDS encoding DUF882 domain-containing protein, translated as MSLVCLNRRKFFKQASAAVVLGATLPFVANSAHAKLNSAGDAKHLKFYNRHTNERVDGVFFANGQFKQNTLAKFNHHFRDHRRNEQANMDPKLFEFLHKIQQRLNYTGEIHIISGYRSPKTNAMLANKSKGGVAKKSFHMQGKAIDFAMPGVDLKRISDAAKSLKLGGVGYYPVSGFVHIDTAHVRSWSGQ; from the coding sequence ATGAGCTTGGTTTGTCTCAATCGTCGTAAATTCTTTAAACAAGCGTCAGCAGCCGTTGTATTAGGCGCAACGTTACCTTTTGTCGCCAACAGTGCCCATGCTAAATTAAACTCTGCTGGGGATGCGAAACACTTAAAATTTTACAACCGTCATACCAATGAGCGTGTTGATGGGGTATTTTTCGCCAATGGTCAATTCAAGCAAAATACCTTAGCTAAGTTTAATCATCATTTTCGCGATCACCGTCGTAATGAGCAAGCCAATATGGACCCTAAGCTATTTGAGTTTTTGCACAAAATTCAGCAACGCTTAAATTATACTGGCGAGATCCATATAATCTCGGGTTATCGTTCACCAAAAACCAATGCCATGTTAGCGAATAAAAGCAAGGGTGGTGTTGCTAAGAAAAGTTTTCATATGCAAGGTAAGGCTATTGATTTTGCCATGCCCGGTGTTGACTTAAAACGCATTAGTGATGCTGCCAAGAGTTTAAAACTCGGTGGTGTGGGCTATTATCCTGTATCAGGTTTTGTCCATATCGATACGGCACATGTACGCAGTTGGAGCGGCCAGTAA